One stretch of Oceanimonas pelagia DNA includes these proteins:
- a CDS encoding LysR substrate-binding domain-containing protein has protein sequence MKRWGTRGGLLPTLNNLIALEAIARLGSFRAAADEMSLTQGAVAQQVRMLEEELGCSLFERLPRGVTPTREAREYINRLRFALDIIDEATRALLEQGSTEDADRLTVSTTPTFASHWLIPRLPGFAGSNPSTSVMIDASEAIRPLRGKGSVDMTIRWGAPPFAEGVAQFLLPGNLIPVCSPGLVEYKAVSRPEELARLPLISDSHNRWKKWLEIYGISGVKPSGPVFSQTSHAIEAAIQGMGVALVPLVFVEVALRSGVLVNLLGNQYGLNSDIGFYIITAAPVLPESPCDILIDWLLAEASSFSSEEKHPLHPESLQV, from the coding sequence ATGAAACGTTGGGGGACACGTGGTGGGCTATTGCCAACACTTAATAACCTCATAGCTCTTGAGGCGATAGCAAGGCTGGGGAGTTTTCGAGCGGCAGCCGATGAGATGTCGTTAACCCAGGGGGCTGTTGCACAGCAGGTGCGAATGTTAGAAGAAGAGTTGGGGTGTTCGCTCTTTGAGCGCTTACCGCGGGGGGTAACTCCTACTCGAGAAGCTCGTGAATACATCAACCGCTTGCGTTTTGCCTTAGACATCATCGACGAAGCGACCCGGGCATTGCTTGAGCAGGGTTCGACCGAAGATGCAGACCGTTTAACCGTCAGTACGACGCCAACCTTTGCCAGTCATTGGCTGATACCTCGTTTGCCTGGATTTGCAGGATCTAATCCTTCTACTTCCGTCATGATCGACGCGTCGGAAGCCATCCGGCCACTGCGAGGGAAAGGCAGTGTCGATATGACTATTCGTTGGGGAGCCCCTCCTTTTGCAGAAGGAGTGGCTCAGTTCCTGTTACCCGGAAATTTAATACCAGTATGTTCCCCCGGGTTGGTGGAGTATAAGGCTGTATCTAGACCAGAAGAGTTGGCACGGCTGCCTTTGATTTCTGACAGCCATAATCGTTGGAAAAAATGGCTTGAAATATATGGTATTTCCGGTGTGAAGCCTTCCGGACCAGTATTTTCACAGACCAGTCATGCAATTGAAGCCGCCATTCAAGGGATGGGCGTAGCGCTTGTACCTTTGGTATTTGTCGAAGTGGCATTGAGATCTGGTGTACTAGTTAATTTGCTCGGTAATCAATATGGTCTTAATTCTGACATTGGCTTCTACATTATTACAGCTGCCCCTGTGTTGCCGGAATCACCCTGTGATATATTGATTGACTGGCTACTCGCAGAGGCAAGCTCATTTTCATCAGAAGAAAAACATCCTCTTCATCCAGAAAGCCTCCAAGTATGA
- a CDS encoding LysR family transcriptional regulator, producing the protein MRHLVEEMTTFAVVVQAGSITGAAKVLKRSKAYVSLQVSRLEDSIGLQLLYRTTRRIELTEAGRAYVDFCTQLLDITTEASKAVDVLKGEMSGIIRLSVPVSFGHVFLSEIISAFQAKYSSIQVQLELHNGIRDLKVEGLDMAIRISSQLDDDLVAIRIGELSTPIFGSPSYFAQYGRPGKIDDLVNHIAILHSRVDATGSWPFSVNSGLKRFHVPWRMSIDHYPLIREAALSGKGLARLPTYLVEKDVCEGRLDSVLNEFISPAQPIYLVYNYQGMLPLKNRRFIEFVKAWFSERATANG; encoded by the coding sequence ATGAGACATCTGGTAGAGGAAATGACAACGTTTGCAGTGGTCGTACAGGCAGGTAGCATTACCGGAGCCGCAAAGGTGCTTAAACGCTCCAAAGCCTATGTCAGTTTGCAGGTCTCCAGGCTGGAGGACTCAATAGGACTACAGCTCCTTTACAGAACAACTAGGCGTATCGAACTGACCGAAGCGGGCCGTGCATACGTCGATTTTTGTACCCAGCTGCTTGATATCACTACAGAAGCATCCAAAGCAGTCGATGTACTCAAAGGAGAAATGAGTGGAATAATCCGACTGTCAGTTCCTGTCTCTTTCGGTCATGTTTTTCTTAGTGAAATCATCTCAGCTTTTCAAGCTAAGTATTCAAGTATTCAGGTACAGTTAGAGTTGCACAACGGTATTCGTGACCTTAAAGTCGAGGGACTGGATATGGCAATACGAATTTCCAGTCAGTTAGATGACGACCTAGTGGCAATCAGGATCGGCGAGTTGAGTACTCCCATTTTTGGATCGCCGAGCTACTTTGCTCAGTATGGCCGCCCAGGTAAGATAGACGACTTAGTTAACCATATAGCTATTTTGCATAGCCGGGTGGATGCTACAGGGAGCTGGCCTTTCTCGGTTAATTCAGGTTTGAAACGGTTCCATGTGCCATGGAGAATGTCGATTGATCATTACCCGCTTATCAGAGAGGCAGCACTTTCTGGAAAAGGCCTAGCGCGATTACCTACCTATTTAGTGGAAAAAGACGTGTGTGAAGGGCGTTTGGACTCGGTGCTGAATGAATTTATCTCCCCTGCTCAACCGATATATCTAGTATACAATTACCAAGGAATGCTCCCACTCAAGAATCGTCGCTTCATCGAGTTTGTAAAGGCTTGGTTCTCTGAAAGAGCTACTGCGAATGGTTAA
- a CDS encoding short chain dehydrogenase, translating to MRIILIGATGHIGKAVAAELKQRHEVITAGRSSGDLIMDITDPKSIRSAFEQAGNFDAVICCAGHTTWKPFVEMTYEDYEFGLKDKLMGQVNLVLIGREYINDNGSFTLSTGVTDHDPIPMGSSASMVANAISGFVMAAAIEMPRGQRINVVSPGVIEEAMGTYGAFFRGHCPVPAARAALGYAKSVEGLQNGQTFRIVL from the coding sequence ATGCGTATCATTCTAATTGGAGCCACCGGCCATATAGGTAAAGCAGTAGCAGCAGAGTTGAAACAGAGGCACGAGGTGATCACCGCTGGGCGAAGCTCCGGTGATCTGATAATGGACATCACCGACCCCAAGTCCATCCGTTCGGCATTTGAGCAAGCTGGCAACTTCGACGCTGTTATTTGCTGTGCCGGTCATACTACATGGAAGCCGTTTGTGGAAATGACCTACGAAGATTACGAGTTCGGTTTGAAAGATAAGTTGATGGGTCAAGTGAATCTAGTATTGATCGGTCGGGAATATATCAATGACAACGGCTCTTTTACCCTGAGCACGGGGGTTACCGACCACGATCCGATCCCAATGGGTAGTTCAGCTTCCATGGTCGCCAACGCAATCAGCGGTTTTGTAATGGCAGCAGCAATCGAAATGCCGCGTGGTCAGCGAATCAATGTAGTCAGCCCAGGTGTTATCGAAGAAGCAATGGGGACCTATGGAGCATTTTTCCGTGGACATTGTCCAGTGCCAGCTGCTCGTGCGGCTCTGGGTTATGCCAAGAGCGTTGAAGGGCTGCAGAATGGCCAGACATTTCGCATCGTATTGTAA
- the pdxH gene encoding pyridoxamine 5'-phosphate oxidase gives MSELELHRQRILQGGLTLSDLHPNPFQQLAHWLQQAKDSGIRYPNAISLSTVDSRGIPYQRMVMMRQFDEQGLVFFTSLGSRKAEHLATNQNASILLPWHMLERQVHVVGIVQPLGKLEIIKYFASRTKQNQLAAWLSDQPSPVSKRGVLEAKMSELRANFGRGEVSLPPFWGGYRLLPESFEFWQTGTDHINERFIYRQSEDGWQLGRFNP, from the coding sequence ATGTCAGAGTTGGAACTTCACCGACAGCGGATACTTCAGGGAGGCCTCACCCTGAGTGATCTGCATCCAAACCCTTTTCAACAGCTTGCCCATTGGCTGCAGCAGGCAAAGGATTCGGGTATCCGCTACCCTAATGCCATTAGCTTATCAACGGTAGACAGTCGTGGTATTCCTTATCAGCGCATGGTCATGATGCGACAATTTGACGAACAGGGGCTGGTTTTTTTCACCAGTCTTGGCAGTCGTAAGGCTGAGCATCTTGCCACTAACCAGAATGCCAGTATATTGCTGCCCTGGCATATGCTGGAACGCCAGGTTCATGTCGTTGGTATCGTACAGCCACTTGGGAAACTGGAAATCATCAAGTATTTTGCTTCCAGAACAAAACAGAACCAGCTCGCCGCCTGGTTATCAGATCAACCTTCTCCGGTCAGCAAACGAGGCGTTTTGGAGGCGAAAATGAGTGAGCTGAGAGCAAATTTTGGCAGGGGAGAGGTTTCTTTGCCGCCTTTCTGGGGTGGTTATCGTTTACTGCCGGAAAGTTTTGAATTCTGGCAAACCGGTACGGATCATATTAACGAACGTTTTATCTATCGCCAAAGCGAAGACGGCTGGCAGCTTGGCCGCTTCAATCCATAA
- a CDS encoding NAD(P)-binding domain-containing protein → MKIGFIGTGALSEAMIRGICASELPARQIWITPRNRLRSASLEKEFEQVIVGDHNQTVVDNSDLLFITITPDQAESVLRALHFRDGQIVVNCVSTLTFTSALDLIDANVQLYKAIPLPPIAYHLGPIAFAPRNEDLRRFFNEMGTAVELRDEHQLRIVAPVTAQIASFYAIQATAEQWLQNKGIDPEQARRYVNTMYHALATLAIQSGVDSLSSLSNAAATAGGLNEQVLTQLTECGWLEDYSTSLDMIWTRLNQK, encoded by the coding sequence ATGAAAATAGGCTTTATCGGTACGGGAGCGCTCTCCGAGGCAATGATAAGAGGGATCTGCGCCAGTGAGTTACCTGCTAGGCAGATCTGGATAACACCAAGAAATCGTCTGCGCTCTGCAAGCTTAGAAAAAGAGTTCGAGCAGGTCATAGTTGGCGACCATAATCAAACTGTGGTAGACAATAGCGATTTGCTATTCATCACAATCACACCTGACCAGGCTGAGTCGGTGTTAAGAGCATTACACTTCCGCGATGGTCAGATAGTGGTAAACTGCGTTTCCACACTAACATTTACCTCTGCCCTCGATCTGATCGATGCTAATGTCCAGTTATATAAAGCGATTCCGCTTCCTCCCATCGCATACCATCTGGGACCAATAGCGTTTGCACCACGCAATGAGGACCTGCGCCGATTCTTTAATGAGATGGGAACAGCCGTCGAGCTTCGGGATGAGCATCAATTACGAATAGTGGCACCGGTTACCGCACAGATTGCTTCTTTTTACGCTATTCAGGCCACTGCCGAGCAGTGGTTGCAAAACAAAGGTATTGACCCTGAGCAAGCTCGAAGGTATGTCAACACAATGTACCACGCACTGGCAACCCTGGCGATACAGTCCGGGGTGGACTCCCTGTCATCACTGTCAAATGCGGCCGCAACGGCGGGTGGTCTGAACGAGCAGGTGCTAACACAGCTGACTGAGTGTGGCTGGCTTGAAGACTACAGCACATCGCTTGATATGATCTGGACGCGTCTGAACCAGAAATAA
- a CDS encoding NAD(P)/FAD-dependent oxidoreductase, translating into MKIYDIETVPSRKKYDVAIIGGANMGSAVASFLALNKDFSGSVLVIEKDMTFQFASTGASNDCMRQQFANDINILIAQFGAKYVKNFREFMGGDPEVPNLTIRNFGYLYLSDNDDFTEVLKRDQQTQSRLGAGTQMVTPEQIAEAYPFYKLDDIVAGSLNVVDEGYWDAPTMLKWQIRKAKEHGVEYVQNEVIGLDMAENKVVGVRLKSGESITVGKLVNAAGPRARVISNMAGIEVPIEPRRRYTFTFKAKKPLDRDLPLTIDPTGVHFRQEGDNYLVGCPPMIGDPAVDFDDFGFEDGIWEKKLAPILANRIPAFADIEIIDAWVGHYEFNTWDCNAIVGAHSKIKNFYFVNGFSGHGTQQAPSMGLGLSELITYGEYRTLDLSPFSYSRLERGERLIERAVI; encoded by the coding sequence ATGAAGATTTATGATATAGAGACAGTTCCCTCCCGCAAAAAATATGATGTAGCCATCATTGGCGGTGCCAACATGGGGTCTGCCGTTGCCAGCTTTCTGGCTCTCAATAAAGACTTCAGCGGCAGCGTGCTGGTCATCGAGAAGGACATGACGTTCCAGTTTGCCTCTACTGGTGCTAGCAATGATTGCATGCGTCAGCAGTTTGCTAACGATATCAATATATTGATTGCTCAGTTCGGAGCTAAATACGTTAAGAACTTCCGTGAGTTCATGGGTGGCGACCCTGAAGTACCTAACCTGACGATCAGAAACTTCGGATATCTTTATTTGTCCGATAACGATGACTTTACCGAGGTCCTCAAGCGCGATCAGCAGACTCAATCTCGCCTGGGAGCAGGCACTCAGATGGTGACACCAGAGCAAATCGCCGAGGCTTACCCGTTCTACAAGCTGGACGACATTGTTGCCGGTAGCCTCAACGTTGTAGATGAAGGTTACTGGGATGCGCCGACCATGCTCAAATGGCAGATCCGCAAAGCCAAAGAGCACGGGGTCGAGTACGTACAAAACGAAGTCATTGGTCTGGATATGGCCGAGAACAAGGTTGTTGGTGTACGTCTGAAGTCTGGCGAAAGCATTACTGTGGGTAAACTGGTAAACGCTGCTGGTCCACGTGCTCGCGTTATATCCAACATGGCCGGTATTGAAGTTCCGATCGAGCCGCGCCGCCGCTACACCTTTACCTTCAAGGCCAAAAAGCCGCTGGACCGTGACCTGCCGCTGACCATAGATCCAACTGGGGTACATTTTCGTCAGGAAGGCGACAACTATCTAGTGGGCTGCCCTCCAATGATCGGCGATCCCGCTGTTGACTTCGATGACTTTGGCTTTGAAGACGGCATTTGGGAGAAAAAGCTGGCTCCAATCTTGGCTAATCGTATTCCGGCTTTTGCCGATATCGAAATTATTGATGCCTGGGTTGGTCACTACGAGTTCAACACTTGGGATTGCAACGCAATTGTTGGTGCGCACTCCAAAATTAAGAACTTCTATTTTGTAAACGGATTCTCAGGTCATGGTACTCAACAGGCTCCGTCCATGGGGTTAGGGCTGAGCGAACTGATCACCTACGGGGAGTACCGTACACTGGATCTGTCACCATTCTCCTATTCCCGTTTAGAGCGTGGGGAGCGGCTGATCGAACGCGCTGTCATCTAA
- a CDS encoding GntR family transcriptional regulator: MKKESAKSEAGKSRRHGGRYIYETLRKQILTLQLKPGAPLDEVSLAGQFELSRSPVRDALARLVTEGLVTILPNRTTIVTPFEIEEFPNYVAALDLVQRAVTRLAAQRRSDEDLARIRAADADYLNAITQGDFQAMSELNKVFHMEIARAGGNRYLTDYYERLLGEGQRLIHLHFDHLVQSASTHKLGRDHDDIINAIAARDAEAADLAAHEHTMLFQRRFLDYMQQNLTAGMSLTPSFSDA, from the coding sequence ATGAAGAAAGAAAGCGCGAAGAGTGAGGCTGGCAAAAGCCGCCGTCACGGTGGCCGTTATATCTATGAAACCCTGCGCAAGCAGATACTGACGCTGCAGCTCAAGCCCGGTGCCCCCCTGGACGAAGTTTCTCTTGCCGGTCAGTTTGAGCTTTCCCGCTCCCCGGTGCGTGATGCCCTGGCGCGGCTGGTGACCGAGGGGCTGGTCACCATTCTTCCCAACCGGACTACCATCGTCACGCCGTTCGAGATTGAAGAGTTTCCCAACTATGTGGCGGCATTGGATCTGGTGCAGCGGGCGGTTACCCGGCTGGCGGCGCAGCGGCGCAGTGATGAAGATCTGGCGCGCATTCGCGCGGCCGACGCCGACTACCTGAATGCCATTACCCAGGGAGATTTCCAGGCCATGTCCGAGCTGAACAAGGTCTTTCACATGGAGATCGCCAGGGCGGGTGGCAATCGTTATCTTACCGATTATTACGAGCGGCTGCTGGGCGAAGGCCAGCGCCTGATCCACCTGCATTTTGATCATCTGGTGCAGTCGGCCAGCACCCACAAACTGGGGCGGGATCATGACGACATCATCAATGCCATTGCCGCCCGCGATGCCGAAGCCGCCGATCTGGCGGCCCATGAGCACACCATGCTGTTCCAGCGCCGTTTTCTCGATTACATGCAGCAGAACCTGACTGCGGGTATGTCATTGACCCCTTCTTTTTCCGATGCCTAG
- a CDS encoding proline racemase family protein has product MRWSKTLQLAEVHCEGEIGKVITGGVIGVPGATMLDKMNYINEVDDSLRRLVVLEPRGCLQMSVNLLLPPTRPEADAGFIVLQADKAHPMSGSNCICVVTALLELGMMPMQEPLTTVVLDTPAGLVTARASCENGRCVGVSLDMVPSFVERLEVSIDTAEFGTIKADIAFGGVYYALIDVAQTGLSIAPEHARELATAGVALREQINRQVRVQHPELKAVNEVAYVMFRHRLDQHTWQTCTTLPPGRVDRSPCGTGSSANLATLSARGLVSTGDQLVSRSTIGGEFRVELLGNTEVAGRPAVLPRVTGRAWLYGLQQLGVDPDDPLSAGFMLSDTWGPAFPG; this is encoded by the coding sequence ATGCGCTGGAGCAAAACACTGCAGTTGGCAGAAGTGCACTGTGAAGGGGAAATCGGCAAGGTTATCACCGGGGGCGTGATTGGCGTGCCCGGTGCCACCATGCTCGACAAGATGAACTACATCAATGAGGTGGACGACAGCCTGCGCCGGCTGGTGGTGCTGGAGCCTCGCGGCTGCCTGCAGATGTCGGTCAACCTGCTGCTGCCGCCCACCCGCCCCGAGGCGGACGCCGGCTTTATCGTGCTGCAGGCAGACAAGGCCCATCCCATGTCCGGCAGCAACTGCATCTGCGTGGTCACGGCGTTGCTGGAATTGGGCATGATGCCCATGCAGGAGCCGCTGACCACTGTGGTGCTGGACACGCCGGCGGGCCTTGTGACCGCCCGGGCGTCGTGTGAAAATGGCCGCTGCGTCGGCGTCAGCCTGGACATGGTGCCGTCCTTTGTGGAACGACTCGAGGTCAGCATTGATACCGCCGAGTTCGGCACCATCAAGGCGGATATCGCCTTTGGCGGTGTCTATTATGCCCTGATCGATGTGGCACAGACCGGGCTTAGCATCGCGCCGGAGCATGCCCGAGAGCTGGCCACCGCCGGTGTCGCCCTGCGCGAACAGATCAACCGCCAGGTTCGCGTGCAGCATCCTGAGCTGAAGGCCGTGAACGAGGTGGCGTATGTGATGTTTCGTCATCGCCTTGACCAACACACCTGGCAGACCTGCACCACACTGCCGCCTGGCCGGGTGGATCGTTCTCCCTGTGGTACCGGCAGCTCTGCCAATCTGGCCACCTTGAGCGCGCGCGGTCTGGTGAGCACCGGTGATCAACTGGTCTCCCGTTCCACCATTGGCGGCGAATTTCGGGTGGAACTGCTGGGGAACACCGAGGTAGCCGGCAGGCCGGCGGTGTTGCCCAGGGTCACCGGTCGCGCCTGGCTTTATGGCCTGCAGCAGCTGGGCGTCGATCCCGACGATCCCCTGTCGGCGGGCTTTATGCTCAGTGATACCTGGGGACCGGCATTTCCGGGCTGA
- a CDS encoding aldehyde dehydrogenase family protein translates to MKSYQQLYINGQWQSPVQGRLFETVDPSDESVIAQVAAATAEDVDVAVRAARHAFDQGPWPQLSGRERGAVLRRIADGIRERQQALAELEVRDNGKPLPEALWDIEDTAGCFDFYADLAERLDEQREQPVALADERFSSVARKEPVGVAGAIIPWNFPMLMASWKVAPALAAGCCMVLKPSEVTPLTALELADIAHQAGLPAGVLNVVTGLGPDAGAPLSEHPGIDKLAFTGSVPTGSRIMQAAARDIRNVSLELGGKSPFIVFDDADIEAAVEWIMFGIFWNKGEVCSATSRVLVQQGLYDTLMSRLLEETRKITIGNGMQDGVLMGPLVNQAQYQKVTAAIARGTEEGARLITGGRRPEHCDRGYYLEPTIFVDVPVESSVWQEEIFGPVVCIRTFGDEAEAVQLANASRFGLAGAVMSRDLERCDRVARQLRAGIVWINCSQPTFTEAPWGGYKQSGIGRELGEWGLNNYLETKQITRFDSAEPWGWYIK, encoded by the coding sequence ATGAAATCGTATCAGCAACTTTATATCAATGGCCAGTGGCAGTCCCCGGTGCAGGGCAGGTTATTCGAGACCGTCGATCCTAGCGATGAGTCGGTGATCGCGCAGGTGGCGGCAGCCACCGCCGAGGACGTGGATGTCGCCGTGCGCGCCGCCCGTCACGCCTTTGACCAAGGCCCCTGGCCCCAGCTCAGTGGCCGTGAACGCGGCGCCGTGTTGCGCCGTATTGCCGACGGTATTCGCGAACGCCAGCAGGCTCTGGCCGAGCTGGAAGTGCGCGATAACGGCAAACCCCTGCCGGAGGCCTTGTGGGACATTGAAGACACCGCCGGCTGCTTTGATTTTTACGCGGATCTGGCCGAGCGCCTCGACGAGCAGCGCGAGCAGCCGGTGGCTCTGGCCGACGAGCGTTTCAGTTCGGTGGCCCGCAAGGAGCCGGTGGGCGTGGCCGGGGCCATCATACCCTGGAACTTTCCCATGCTGATGGCGTCATGGAAAGTGGCGCCGGCCCTGGCGGCGGGATGCTGCATGGTGCTCAAGCCTTCCGAGGTGACGCCGCTCACCGCTCTGGAGCTGGCCGACATCGCCCACCAGGCGGGGCTGCCCGCGGGGGTGCTGAATGTGGTGACCGGCCTTGGCCCTGATGCCGGTGCTCCGCTCAGTGAACACCCCGGCATCGACAAGCTGGCCTTTACCGGCAGCGTGCCCACCGGCAGCCGCATCATGCAGGCGGCGGCCCGGGATATTCGCAATGTCAGTCTGGAGCTCGGCGGCAAATCACCCTTTATCGTGTTTGACGATGCCGATATCGAGGCGGCGGTCGAGTGGATCATGTTCGGTATTTTCTGGAACAAGGGCGAAGTGTGTTCGGCCACCTCGCGGGTGCTGGTGCAGCAGGGGCTGTACGACACCCTGATGAGCCGGCTGCTGGAAGAAACCCGCAAAATCACCATCGGCAACGGCATGCAGGATGGCGTGCTGATGGGGCCGCTGGTCAATCAGGCCCAGTACCAAAAGGTGACCGCGGCCATCGCCAGGGGCACAGAGGAAGGCGCCCGCCTGATTACCGGTGGTCGTCGTCCCGAGCACTGTGATCGCGGCTACTACCTGGAGCCCACCATCTTCGTGGACGTGCCGGTCGAGAGCTCGGTATGGCAGGAAGAAATTTTCGGCCCCGTGGTCTGTATTCGTACCTTCGGTGACGAGGCGGAAGCGGTACAATTGGCAAACGCCTCTCGCTTCGGGCTGGCCGGTGCGGTCATGTCCCGGGATCTGGAACGCTGCGACCGGGTGGCCCGCCAGCTTAGGGCCGGCATTGTCTGGATCAACTGTTCCCAGCCAACCTTTACCGAGGCGCCCTGGGGAGGCTACAAACAGAGTGGCATCGGCCGTGAGCTGGGTGAATGGGGTCTGAACAACTACCTGGAAACCAAGCAGATCACCCGCTTCGACAGTGCCGAGCCCTGGGGCTGGTATATCAAATGA
- a CDS encoding NAD(P)/FAD-dependent oxidoreductase — MQPEHTTRPEEAVVIGGGIVGVCCALYLQREGHRVTLIDPAAPGDSTAKWSCGQMAVSEVIPLSKPGILKKIPGWLLDQKGPLALRPAALPGILPWFLRFLACARHTSIVQIAEALSTLTHEVYEDYAPLLADCDNKALLGQKPIIEVFDSSAGLAQERPHLEQRQALGFKHEELDAHAISDLEPALAGKFKHGLLFPDWRAVSDTEGFIAALTQSFIDKGGVRIRDEVHHLIESGGRAAGVELANGNCLPAHHVVVAAGNGSRRFFGQLGVDIPLLGIAGYQVVLPEPGVEIRHSVIYADGGFCFAPMTRGLQIGGTIEFTGKNAAPNFKRAEIIRDKAKRILPQLNLEGAEFGIGRRPFLPDTKPVIDRSSRLPNVMMAFGHGQLGLTLGATTGRLISDLVAGRQPAQSLAPFSANRF; from the coding sequence ATGCAGCCTGAACACACTACCAGGCCGGAAGAGGCCGTTGTTATTGGTGGGGGCATCGTCGGTGTTTGTTGCGCCCTTTATCTGCAGCGGGAAGGCCACCGGGTGACCCTGATCGATCCGGCGGCGCCGGGCGACAGCACGGCCAAGTGGAGTTGCGGGCAGATGGCGGTAAGCGAGGTCATTCCCCTGTCCAAGCCGGGCATACTGAAAAAGATTCCCGGCTGGTTGCTGGATCAGAAGGGGCCGCTGGCCCTGCGGCCTGCCGCCTTGCCCGGCATACTGCCGTGGTTTTTGCGCTTTCTGGCCTGCGCGCGCCACACCAGCATTGTGCAGATAGCCGAGGCGCTTTCTACCCTGACTCACGAGGTTTATGAAGACTATGCGCCCCTGCTGGCCGATTGCGACAACAAGGCGCTGCTGGGGCAAAAACCCATCATCGAAGTATTCGACTCTTCCGCCGGCCTGGCGCAGGAGCGGCCGCACCTGGAGCAGCGCCAGGCCCTCGGCTTTAAACACGAAGAGCTGGATGCCCATGCCATCTCCGATCTGGAGCCGGCCTTGGCTGGCAAATTTAAGCATGGCCTGCTGTTTCCGGACTGGCGTGCAGTCAGCGATACCGAAGGCTTTATTGCGGCACTGACCCAGAGTTTTATCGACAAGGGCGGCGTGCGTATTCGGGATGAAGTTCACCACTTAATCGAGTCGGGCGGTCGCGCGGCCGGGGTCGAGCTGGCCAATGGTAATTGTCTTCCCGCCCATCATGTGGTGGTGGCCGCCGGTAATGGCTCGCGCCGATTCTTTGGCCAGTTGGGAGTAGACATTCCGCTCTTGGGTATCGCCGGCTACCAGGTGGTGTTGCCCGAGCCGGGCGTGGAGATTCGGCATTCGGTGATCTATGCCGACGGTGGTTTCTGCTTTGCCCCCATGACCCGGGGTCTGCAAATCGGCGGCACCATAGAGTTTACCGGTAAAAACGCGGCGCCCAACTTCAAACGGGCCGAGATCATTCGGGACAAGGCCAAGCGCATTCTGCCCCAGCTGAACCTGGAAGGCGCCGAGTTCGGCATTGGTCGCCGGCCTTTCCTGCCCGATACCAAGCCGGTCATTGATCGTTCATCGCGGCTACCCAACGTGATGATGGCCTTTGGTCATGGCCAGCTGGGGCTGACTTTGGGAGCCACCACGGGCCGGCTGATTAGCGATCTGGTGGCGGGTCGGCAGCCGGCCCAGTCGCTGGCGCCCTTCAGTGCCAACCGTTTTTAA
- a CDS encoding dihydrodipicolinate synthase family protein: MELKGILPALVTPYDKHGAVNLEVLADILEHQLKAGVSGFVPMGTTGEYYALTNEERRLVMNTVREVVGDRGTLITGANGSCTREVIEQIKQAQDCGYSNILLAPPYYALPTQEELIGHYQAILDTIPDINVVLYNYPVRTNVEVGYSVLEAFRDHPRVVAIKESSGDLLRAIEIGENYKGQIQLSCGSDDQALDFFLWGATSWISAPANCFTDKVCDFYNKVSTGDVTGAQDVMRALFPVMALMESGKFIQKVKYGCELAGFDVGPGRMPLQPLTQEEKTEFRKVFEASMG; the protein is encoded by the coding sequence ATGGAACTCAAAGGAATCCTCCCTGCACTGGTCACCCCTTATGACAAGCACGGTGCCGTCAACCTCGAAGTCCTGGCCGATATTCTGGAGCACCAGCTCAAGGCTGGCGTCAGCGGTTTCGTGCCCATGGGCACTACCGGTGAATACTACGCCCTGACCAACGAGGAGCGTCGTCTGGTAATGAACACGGTACGGGAAGTGGTGGGCGATCGCGGCACCCTGATCACCGGTGCCAACGGCTCCTGCACGCGGGAGGTGATCGAGCAGATCAAGCAGGCCCAGGACTGCGGCTACAGCAACATTCTGCTGGCGCCGCCCTACTATGCTCTGCCCACTCAGGAAGAACTTATTGGTCATTACCAGGCCATTCTGGACACGATTCCCGATATCAATGTGGTGCTATACAACTACCCGGTTCGCACCAATGTGGAAGTGGGCTACAGCGTGCTGGAGGCCTTCAGGGATCATCCGCGGGTGGTGGCAATCAAGGAAAGCAGCGGGGATCTGCTGCGCGCCATCGAAATTGGTGAGAACTACAAGGGCCAGATCCAGCTGTCCTGCGGCTCGGATGATCAGGCGCTGGACTTCTTCCTGTGGGGGGCCACCAGCTGGATCTCCGCACCGGCAAACTGCTTTACCGACAAGGTGTGTGACTTCTACAACAAGGTAAGCACGGGTGACGTCACCGGAGCCCAGGACGTGATGCGAGCCCTGTTCCCGGTAATGGCGCTGATGGAGTCCGGAAAATTCATTCAGAAAGTGAAATACGGCTGCGAGCTGGCCGGTTTTGACGTGGGCCCGGGCCGCATGCCGCTGCAGCCGCTGACCCAGGAAGAAAAGACCGAGTTCCGCAAGGTCTTCGAGGCCTCCATGGGCTGA